In Panulirus ornatus isolate Po-2019 chromosome 30, ASM3632096v1, whole genome shotgun sequence, a single genomic region encodes these proteins:
- the LOC139758532 gene encoding cuticle protein 8-like, whose protein sequence is MYNKIFLMAALLVVASAEIIPIYSHQPVPYEPPKPSYHDNDYDDPNYSFQWKVDDQYAGNYYGHEETRDGYDTEGTYFVRLSDGRLMTVNYEVHGDSGFLADVNYEGEAHYPTYPHEPTYRPPHGYP, encoded by the exons ATGTACAACAAG ATATTCCTCATGGCCGCTCTTCTGGTCGTCGCATCAGCAGAAATTATTCCAATCTACAGTCATCAACCTGTTCCCTATGAGCCACCAAAACCCTCCTACCACGATAATGATTAT GATGATCCAAACTATTCCTTCCAATGGAAAGTGGACGACCAATACGCCGGCAACTACTACGGCCACGAAGAAACCCGTGACGGATACGATACTGAAGGAACTTATTTCGTCAGACTTTCTGACGGTCGTCTCATGACGGTGAACTACGAAGTACACGGCGACTCCGGCTTCCTGGCTGACGTCAACTACGAGGGCGAAGCCCATTACCCTACCTACCCTCACGAACCCACCTACAGACCACCCCACGGCTATCCTTAG